TCGATAATGTTTGAATACCATTCCCCTTCCTAACTTtcgataaataaaaaactaagaTATAGAGATTTAGATAACATTACAAGATCCATTATATGTAGACCCACATTGAAAGATACATCTTACGTTTCAATCGCCAAAATGACGTTCTTTGCATTTCATAGATTTTATCTCTGTATGTTGGTTGTCAAATTCAAATGCACccttaattttcatttatcaTTTTGATAATATCCTATGTCTCACCAGATGTTCACTTCGTTAAATGAGGTCCTAAATTCGAATCTCTTGAATTAACAAGTCTCCCCTCCTTCTTGGAGTGCCAAGCGTGGCAGCTATCTCAGATTGGATTTCTTTTACCTCCTTTAATGAGAGTTcttattgaccaaaaaaagaaaagaaaaaaagaatggaTTTCTTTTACGAAAACAGCCACCAATCTTAGATTGTGTTTGAATCCCTCGAATGATGTAGATTGGAAGGGGTaagtaaattcaaaatttatgaaaacagACATCATTCTGAAGACAATGTTCAAAAGCAAAGAATTGCATTTATAATGAATTTAAATTCTCAATAATGAATCATTTTTCAGATTGAAAAATTTCACTGTACATTAACAGAGTAAGAACAAACATCACAGAGGGATCATGTATTAAAAATTGATCGCACTAGTGTAAGGAACGCTGCCTATGGACAAGAATGATTTTCCAAAATCCTATCCTCTTACTGTGATGTCTCAGACGTGTTTCAGCTAATCTCCGGCGAGGAATTCAAGTTTCCTCTCATAGTTGAAAAACGCAGGCATGAGGAAGGAATTAGATTGATATTATGACATCAAAAGGCACACATTGCCGACCCCATTAATGTGATATACGCAGCCATAATCATTTCCCATGATAACTAGCAAAGCCAAGGCTTCATTCTTTGTCTGCTCGAAGTCTACTGCCGAATTTCGTCTGCCAAGTGTACCGTTTCGAATGTGCCAAATGGAAGCAACCGATTGGTCCAACCAATCCTTGACATGGACATTAACAAAAAATGCGCCAAGTGAAACTGCGGGTAAAGGTCACAGAGTGAAAGGAGGACATTGAAGATTAAGGGACACTGTTTCTGTGGTCTACGTTAGCCTAATCGCTTTTCAAGTCAAGTTAATGGAGTTATGGGTAGGCtgtcttttttattcattaaATTCTGCAATTCATCATAAACTGCTAGTTTGTTTCTTGACCACTTCAAGTCGTCGATATCCATGGCTCTTGTGAGCGCAGCCGATCCACAAACCTCCTATGTTTCCAGTACTTCTGGATATTGTCGTTATCACGTGTTCCTGAGTTTCAGAGGCCAAGACACTCGCAAGACTTTCACTGACCACCTCTACACGGCCCTTGTCAACGCCGGATTTCGCACTTTCCGAGACTACGATGAAGTCCAGAGAGGAGAAGGTATCAAGCTCGAACTGCAGAAAGCAATCAAACACTCACGAACTTCTGTCATTGTGTTCTCGAAAGACTACGCGTCATCCAGATGGTGCCTTGACGAGCTGGTGATGATCCTTGAACGCAAGAGAAAGACCTCAAATGACCATGTCGTTTTGCCTGTCTTCTACGATGTGTATCCATCCCATGTAAAGAAGCAGACAGGAAGTCTTGCAAAGGCATTTGCTGGACACCAAAAAACTCAACCGCTGCCGAAGGTGAAGGCATGGAGAGAGGCACTTGCAGAGGTTGCAGATCTGGCAGGGATGGTCTTGCAAAATCAAGCTCATGGGTAAATTTCATTCCTACTACCAACTgaattagtttctttatttggttGCAACTGAATTAGTATCTCGTTATTAAATGTagttcaaaattttggtagattCTGtcctttcaaataaaataaaataaaaattattgatAAAAACACATCCACAAAAACACTCAAGACACCCTCAGCAATCCAGATTCTTCTAAAGGCATCCGGGACAGAGAAATACCTATTATCCAGCTGTTATTGCAAACATAGTTTTAAGTTCTATCTAACTCTTTCAGCACTCATCTATTATATATTTGTACCTTCTAACTTTCTGAACTTATTTCCATGGTATTTTATAACTCAAGTATATGAAATGaattctctttcatttttattgcaattttttaGGTATGAGTCAAAGTTCATCAAGAAAATAGTTAAAGTGATTGGAGACAAACTAAGTCGCACACCATTGAGTGTTGCTCCCAACTTGGTTGGAATGCATTCAGGAGTCGAAAGAATTAATTTCTGGTTACAACGGAGGTCAACTGATGTTGGCATACTTGTAATCTATGGGATGAGTGGAATAGGGAAAACAACCATCGCAAAGACTGTTTACAATTCAAACTTTAGAATATTTGAAGGAAGCAGCTTCCTTGAAAATATCAAAGAAGTTTCACAGCAACCCAATGGCTTAGTTCAAATACAAACACAACTtctttctgatattttgaatggaagaaaaatgaaaataagcaATATCAGTGAGGGATTAATTAAGATTGAAGATGCAATAAGCTCTAAAAGGGTTCTTCTTGTTCTCgatgatgtggatcatatggaCCAATTAGATGCAGTATTTCAAGTGAGAGATCGATTTTATCCAGGAAGTAAAATCATCATAACAACTAGGCGTGCAAGATTGTTAAAGGCTCATCAAATTACTGAGGTGTATGCAGTTGGAACTTTGACTCAAAAAGAATCATTGGAGCTCTTCAGTTGGCACGCTTTTGGCCAAGACCATCCTGTTGAAGATTACAAAGAATATTCAGAGAAGCTAGTCGATCATTGCGGAGGACTTCCATTAGCTCTCAAAGTTTTAGGTTCTTCTTTGTTGGGGGAAAGTGTATGTCTATGGAAAAGTGCATTGGAGAAGTTAGAAGTTATTCCAAATggtgaaataataaataaactaagAGTAAGCTATGACTGTTTGCAAGATGACCATGACCAAAAATTATTCCTCCACATTGCTTGTTTCTTTATCGGAATGGACAAAGATTACATTGCTAAAATACTAGATGGATGTGATTTCTATACAATTGTTGGCATTCAAAATCTCATCGATAGATGTTTGGTGATTATTGATGGATGGGACAAGGTGCAGATGCATGACCTGATTCGTGGAATGGGAAGAGAAATTGTTCGCCTAGAATCAAAGGAGCCTTGGAAGCGTAGTAGAGTATGGCATCATAAGGACTCTTTCAAAATCTTGACGGAAAAGAATGTAAGAAATATGCGTTATTTGTacacatttttgtttttcctcttCTAAAAACTTTCCAaatgttttttccttttcttttgtaggGTACGAAAACAATTGAAGGTCTTGTCCTCGACATGCACATGTGCCCTACTATAAACTCAAATGAGAAAGTCTTGGAAACCAATGCATTTTCACGGATGCAGGAACTAAAACTACTCCATCTTAGTCATGTAAAACTCTGCGGATGTTACGCAAAATTTTGTAGTGGACTAAGATGGTTGTGTTGGCTTGAATTTCCTTTAGATT
The Prunus dulcis chromosome 2, ALMONDv2, whole genome shotgun sequence DNA segment above includes these coding regions:
- the LOC117618181 gene encoding disease resistance protein RUN1-like codes for the protein MALVSAADPQTSYVSSTSGYCRYHVFLSFRGQDTRKTFTDHLYTALVNAGFRTFRDYDEVQRGEGIKLELQKAIKHSRTSVIVFSKDYASSRWCLDELVMILERKRKTSNDHVVLPVFYDVYPSHVKKQTGSLAKAFAGHQKTQPLPKVKAWREALAEVADLAGMVLQNQAHGYESKFIKKIVKVIGDKLSRTPLSVAPNLVGMHSGVERINFWLQRRSTDVGILVIYGMSGIGKTTIAKTVYNSNFRIFEGSSFLENIKEVSQQPNGLVQIQTQLLSDILNGRKMKISNISEGLIKIEDAISSKRVLLVLDDVDHMDQLDAVFQVRDRFYPGSKIIITTRRARLLKAHQITEVYAVGTLTQKESLELFSWHAFGQDHPVEDYKEYSEKLVDHCGGLPLALKVLGSSLLGESVCLWKSALEKLEVIPNGEIINKLRVSYDCLQDDHDQKLFLHIACFFIGMDKDYIAKILDGCDFYTIVGIQNLIDRCLVIIDGWDKVQMHDLIRGMGREIVRLESKEPWKRSRVWHHKDSFKILTEKNGTKTIEGLVLDMHMCPTINSNEKVLETNAFSRMQELKLLHLSHVKLCGCYAKFCSGLRWLCWLEFPLDSIPVDFPLGSIIVLEMQYSVSSVLEDP